DNA sequence from the Pseudomonas fluorescens Q2-87 genome:
GGCTTTTCCCTGATGGGCTGGGAACTGGTGGATTACGACCATGACAGCGGCATGCCGTTGCGCAACCTGCAAGGGCGCATGCAGAAGGTGCCGAAGGGCCAACCGGGGCTGCTGATGGCGCGAATCGACGACAAGGCGCCGCTGGACGGTTACACCGAGCAGGCCTTGACTGAAAAAACCATTCACCGGGACGTCTTTGCTCCGGGAGATCGTTACTTCAATACCGGGGACCTGCTGCGCAATATTGGCTTCGGTCATGGGCAGTTCGTTGATCGCCTGGGCGACACCTATCGCTGGAAGGGCGAAAACGTTTCCACCACCGAAGTGGAGAACGTACTGCTGCAACATTCGCAGGTGGCCGAGGCGGTGGCCTACGGCGTAGAAATCGCGGGCACCAACGGTCGTGCCGGCATGGCGGCGATCACCCCGGCCGAATCCCTGGCGACCCTGGATTTCAGCGAGCTGTTGCAGTTCCTGCAATGCAAACTGCCCGGTTATGCGGTGCCGCTGTTCCTGCGCATCAAGGTGAAGATGGACACCACCGGCACCTTCAAATACCAGAAGACCCGGCTCAAGGCCGAAGCCTTCGACCCTTGCGTGGCAGGGGACGAACCGATCTACGCCTGGCTACCCGGTAGCCTGACCTACGTGCGGGTAGACCGGCAACTGGCGACCCGGATCCAGGGCGGGCAGTTGCGCTATTGATTGTGGCTATGGCGCGTGCAGAGAAAAAAGGGATGACAGGTCCCTGATCCCTCGGGAAACTAGCCGCTTTGCGAAGACCCAAGTGGAGTTTCCCATGTCCGATACAAGCCGCCAGATGACCCCGGATGAGGCTGCCGAGTTTGCCGAACAGGTGTTCAACGTTGCACGCCAGGGCGACGCTGCCATGATGGCTGCCTTGCTCAGCAAAGGCCTGCCGCCCAACCTGCGCAATCACAAGGGCGACACCTTGCTGATGCTGGCGGCTTATCACGGGCACGTGGAAACAGTGAAAGTACTGCTCGAACACAAGGCCGATCCGGAAATCCGCAACGACAACGGCCAGAGCCCGATTGCCGGTGCGGCGTTCAAGGGTGACCTGGCCGTGGTCACGGCGCTGGTGGACGGCGGCGCGCAAGTGGAAGGCTCGTCCTTCGATGGCCGCACCGCGCTGATGATGGCGGCGATGTTCAACCGGGTGGAAATCGTTGACTACCTGATCAGCAAGGGCGCCGACCCCAAAGCCAAGGACGCCAACGGCGTCTCGGCCCTGGATGCCGCCAAGACCATGGGCGCGGTGGATACCACGGCGCAGTTGGAGAAGTTGCTGGGCTGAAAGGCCAAGCGCTGGTCCCGACAGTTGATGTGGGGATCCTGACTCGACCGATGTGAATGCGCTATCCTGCCCGCCCTCAAAAAACCATTCGCCACAGGATCCACCC
Encoded proteins:
- a CDS encoding ankyrin repeat domain-containing protein — encoded protein: MSDTSRQMTPDEAAEFAEQVFNVARQGDAAMMAALLSKGLPPNLRNHKGDTLLMLAAYHGHVETVKVLLEHKADPEIRNDNGQSPIAGAAFKGDLAVVTALVDGGAQVEGSSFDGRTALMMAAMFNRVEIVDYLISKGADPKAKDANGVSALDAAKTMGAVDTTAQLEKLLG